CATTGGCAAGGCTGGGGAACCATCCCAGGCCAACCGAAAAGATGAGGATCAGGATATAGGCGATGAAAAATTCAGGGAATGAAATCGCGGCCAACGTAGAGCTTGAAAGCACCCGATCAAAGACAGAGCCGTTGTAAAGCGCTGCCAGCATGCCTGAAACAACAGCGATGGGCACGGCGATTGCAGCGGCATAACCAGCTAGAAAAAAGGTGTTCGCAACCCGGTGACCGATCAGCTCTGAAATGGGCCGTTGGTTTGCCAGCGAAATCCCGAAGTCCCCGGTAAGTGCGCCTCCCAACCAGGAAAAGTAGCGCTCATGGACAGGACGGTTGAGGTCAAACTTTTCCCGGAACGCAGCCAAACTCTCTTCGGTCGCCGCCTGGCCCAACATTTCTGTTGCAATATCGCCGGGTAGCAATTCGATCGCTGCAAAAATGATGATCGTAACAATCCATAAGGTCAGGAGCCCGATCAACAAACGCTTAAGAATTATTGACAGAATTGAGTTCATAATCACACTTTTGTCTGAGTAAAGTTGCTTATGTCTAGGTTTATACTAAGATGGTGGTGCTCTGTATATGTTGGCTACAGCAGGTCCGCTGGATGACTATTTAGCTTTGCTAAAACGCGAAGCTACCTTTAGGACACTTGGGTCAAGATTAGATCTGCGGTAATGCAGAATAAAGTAGTCATATTGCCAGAGAGGCGGTGCGCGGTGAAAGCCACTTACAAAGATGTGAAATCCGACATCCTGTCGAAAATCACCAAGGGAGAATGGGCACCGGGCAGCCTTGTTCCCAATGAAGTCGATCTGGCTGCGACTTACGGCTGCGCACGGGCCACCGTAAACCGTGCGATGCGCGAGTTAGCGGATGATGGATTGATTGAACGGCGGCGAAAGGCAGGCACTCGGGTTCGGATGACGCCGATCCGGCAAGCGCGGTTTGATATTCCTATCGTGCGTGCCGAGATCGAAGAAAAAGGCGCAGAATATCGCTATTCTCTTGTTAGCAGTTCCATTGAACCGGCACCGGATTGGTTGCGTGCACGGTTAAAATTGTCCGACAAAAGCAAAGTTTTGCGGTTGGTTTGTATGCATTATGCCGACGGCGATCCGTATCAGCATGAAGATAGATGGATAAGTCTTACCAGCTTACCGCAGGCGCAGACGGTTGATTTTTCAGACGTAGGACCGAATGAGTGGTTGGTGTCGACCATCCCATTTTCAGACGTTGAAATCAGTTTTTCGGCAGGATTGGCAGATCAAAGGCTGACAGACTATCTTACCTGCGCCATTGGCGATCCGGTCTTTACCATTGAGCGATCAACATGGTGGGAAGGTCATGCGGTCACATACGTCCGGTTGACGTATAGACCCGGTCACCGATTAACGACCCGTTACTAAACATGCATTGCGCCACTGTCATCATCTGACAGCGGCGCAATATTTCTCACAAAATGCCGGGCAGGTTCAGGCCGTTTTCGCGCGCGCAATCCAATGCCTCGTCATATCCCGCATCCGCATGGCGCATGACACCCGTGGCCGGGTCGTTCCATAGTACACGCGCAATACGGCGGTCTGCGTCTTCGGTCCCGTCACAGCAGATCACCATGCCGGAGTGTTGCGAGAAGCCCATGCCAACGCCGCCACCGTGGTGCAGCGATACCCATGTGGCACCGGATGCAGTGTTCAGCAGCGCGTTCAACAATGGCCAATCTGATACAGCGTCAGAGCCGTCTTTCATCGCCTCGGTTTCACGGTTTGGCGACGCGACAGAGCCAGAGTCGAGGTGGTCACGGCCAATCACGATCGGCGCCGACAGCTCTCCGGTACGGACCATTTCATTGAAGGCCAAGCCCAATTTGTGACGCACACCTAGACCAACCCAGCAAATACGCGCGGGCAGACCTTGGAAGGCAATCCGTTCGCGTGCCATATCAAGCCAGTTATGCAGATGTTTGTCCTCAGACAGGATTTCTTTGACCTTGGCATCCGTTTTGTAGATGTCTTCGGGGTCGCCCGAGAGGGCCGCCCAACGGAACGGACCAACGCCACGACAGAAAAGTGGACGGATGTAAGCCGGTACAAAACCGGGGAATGCGAAAGCGTTTTCAAGCCCTTCCTCAAGTGCGACCTGACGGATGTTATTGCCGTAATCCAGTGTCGGTACGCCAGCGTTCCAGAAATCTACCATCGCCGCAACGTGGACCTTCATCGAGGCGCGTGCAGCTTTTTCGACCGCCTTAGGATCGCTTTCGCGCTTGTCCTTCCACTGCGCCATCGTCCAACCCTGCGGCAGGTAACCATTGATCGGATCATGTGCAGAGGTTTGGTCCGTCACGATATCAGGGTGCACGCCGCGCTTTACCAACTCAGGGAAAATATCAGCGGCATTGCCGAGCAAGCCGACTGATTTAGCCTCGCCCGCAGCGGTCCAACGTTCGATCATTTCCAGCGCTTCATCCAGCGTTTCGGCCTTTTCATCGACATATTTCGTGCGCAAGCGGAAATCGATGCTCTCGGGATTACACTCCACAGCGAGGCAGCAAGCACCCGCCATCACAGCCGCCAAAGGCTGTGCGCCGCCCATGCCGCCAAGGCCACCCGTCAAAATCCATTTACCTTTGAGCGAGCCATCATAATGCTGACGACCTGCTTCAACAAAGGTCTCGTAGGTGCCTTGAACAATACCCTGCGAGCCGATGTAAATCCAACTGCCAGCGGTCATTTGACCGTACATGGCGAGTCCCTTTTTATCGAGTTCGTTGAAGTGATCCCAAGTCGCCCAATGGGGCACGAGGTTGGAGTTGGCGATCAAAACGCGCGGTGCGTCTTTGTGTGTCTGGAACACGCCGACTGGTTTGCCCGACTGAACCAGCAGGGTCTGGTCTTCTTCCAGATTACGCAGGGAGGCGACGATCATGTCGAAGTCTTTCCAAGTGCGCGCAGCGCGGCCGATGCCGCCGTAAACCACCAATTCGTGCGGATTTTCAGCCACATCAGGGTGCAGGTTGTTCATCAGCATGCGCAGCGGCGCTTCGGTCAGCCAGCTTTTGGCGGTCAATTCGTTTCCGGTTGCGGGAAAGATGTCACGGGTGTTCTTGCGAGGATCGCTCATGATGTGCCTTTCAGGGAGGGGGCCAATACGGCCAGTTGTGTCAGGATGGATGTGAGGTGCGGTCGCAGAACTGCGGCTTTGTTGTCGTCAAAGGTCCACGGGCTTGTCTCGGCGGTCAGGTAGGTGCTCTGTGCGAGTTCCATCTGGATTGCGTGCATGCCTTTGTCTGGTTGGCCGTAGTGGCGTGTTGTCCAACCGCCTTTGAAACGGCCGTTGGTGATCGAGGTATAGCCGGACGCCGCGTTGCAGACCGTTTGCGCTGCTATTTCAATTCCAGAAGCGCAGGTGGTGCCCATGTTTGTGCCAATGTTGAAGTCGGGCAGAGTGCCGTCAAACAGGAACGGAATGCCCGAACGGATGGAATGACAATCATACAAAATCGCGACACCGTGCACATCACGCACGCGCTCAAGTTCGGCCTGCAATGCGGCGTGATAGGGCGTGTGATAGGCGGCTTGGCGCGCTTTCACCGCCGCCTCATCGGGGGGATTGATCCAAATGTCATGGCCGTCAAAATCTGTCAGCGGCACAAGGCCAGTGGTGTTTTGGCCGGGATAAAGGGACACGCCCGACGGGTCGCGGTTGGCGTCAATGACGTAGCGGTGGAAGGTGGCGCGGACCGTAGAGGCCCCCGCCAGCACGCCATCATAAAGCGTATGAATGTGCCAGTCTGTGTCATCCAATCTTCGCCCGCGCGGGTTCAAATCGGCCATGATGTCATCTGGCACATACGTACCCGTGTGGGGCAGGCCCAGAACAATTGGGCTATCACCCTGAAAGACGTCTACAGGTGTCACGCATCAAACTCCGGCATGTCGATGGCGGCGGCGGTAACGATTTCACCGCTGGCGATCATGCGCGTCGCACGCTCAAGATCCGGCGCTAGGTAGCGGTCTTCACCCAAAGTCGCCACGTCCTGACGCACGCGGGTTACAACGCGTTGCAAGGTGTCGCTGGTAGTCAGAGGAGCGCGGAAATCAATGCCTTGTGCACCGCACAGTAATTCAACCCCCAGAATACAGTTCAGGTTGTCGATCATCGGCCCAAGGCGGCGTGCACCGTGAGCGGCCATGCTGACGTGGTCCTCTTGGTTGGCCGATGTGGGCGTGCTGTCCGTCACACAGGGGTTCGCCAGATGTTTGTTCTCGCTCATCAAAGCGGCGGTGGTGACTTCGGCAATCATGTAACCACTGTTCAAACCCGGATTGGGAGTCAGGAACGGCGGTAGGTTAAAGCTGAGGACCGGGTCAACAATCAGCGCCACACGGCGTTGCGCAATCGCGCCGATTTCGGCAATGGCCAGCGCGATCATATCGGCGGCAAAGCCAACGGGCTCGGCGTGAAAGTTGCCGCCAGACACGATCAGATCAGCACCGACCAGCACCAACGGGTTGTCCGTGGCGGCGTTGGCCTCAACCTCTAACGTGCGGGCCGCCATACGCAACACATCCATTGCGGCACCTGTCACCTGGGGCTGACAGCGGATGCAATAGGGGTCTTGGACGCGCGCATCATCGACAACATGGCTGTCACGGATTTCAGATCCTGCGAGCAAAGCGCGCATGGTTTCGCCCGCCTCGATCTGGCCGCGGTGGCCACGCAGGGCATGGATTTCGGGCTGAAGCGGAGCGGTGGAGCCCATGATCGCATCAGTGGAGAGAGCCGAAGTGACAAGCGCGGAATGTGCACCGCGCCATGCACCAAACAGACCGGCAAGGGCGAAGGCGGTAGAAAACTGTGTGCCGTTGATAAGCGCAAGGCCTTCCTTCGGACCAAGTTCTACAGGCGTCAGGCCTGCGGCGGCCAGCGCCTTATCCCCGGACATGACTTTGCCACCGAATTCTGCTTCGCCGTGACCCATCATAGCAGCGGCCATATGAGCAAGCGGGGCCAGATCGCCAGAGGCGCCAACGGAGCCTTGGGCGGGGATGACAGGCGTTACGCCCTTATCCAGCATGGCCTCAATCAGATCGACAATTTCGAGCCGCACACCGGAAGCGCCGCGCCCGAGGCTGAGGAGCTTAAGCGCCATCAACAGGCGCGCATGGCCGCGCGGGATCGCAGGGCCAACGCCACAACAATGGGACAGGATCAGATTGCGCTGCAGAGCGGCAGTGTCCTTCGCCTCAATCTTGACCGACGCAAGTTTGCCGAAACCAGTGTTTACACCGTAAACGGCATCCGTTCCAGCGACCGCTTTGGCTATCCGCGCATGGGCCAGTTCGATTGCGGGGCGGCAGGCGGGATCAAGCCGTACAGAAGCTTCTTCGCGGAAAATTTTCTCCAGATCAGCCAAAGTTACAGCGCCGGGAGTGAGAGTTAATACGGTCATGACGTGGCTCCGAAAATACGGGTGTGAAGGGGGTTAAAGCCGATGCGATAGGCAAGTTCGGCAGGGTGTTTGATGTCCCAAACTGCAAGTTCGACGCGCATGCCTGCCTTGATTATCCCGACGTCTTTGAGGCCAAGGGCGCGTGCGGCATTTTGCGTGGCACCGCGCAAGACTTCTTCCGGGGTCATGCGGAACAGGGTGCACCCCATGTTCAGCGCCAGCAGCAGCGAATTGAGCGGCGAGGAACCCGGATTAACATCGGTGGCGATTGCCATGGGAACACCGTGTTTGCGCAGCAGGGCAATGGGTGGTGCTTGTGTTTCGCGGATGGTGTAGAAGGCACCGGGCAAGATGACGGCGGTGGTGCCCGCGTCTGCCAAGGCCTTGACGCCATCCTCATCAAGATATTCGATATGGTCAGCAGACAATGCGCCGTAGCTTGCGGCAAGCTTAGCACCGCCAAGGTTGGACAGTTGTTCAGCGTGCAGTTTGACAGGCAGGCCAAGTTCGACAGCCACATCAAACACTCGTGCGATCTGGGTTGTATCAAATGCAATGCCTTCACAGAACCCGTCGACGACATCAACCAGCCCTTCAGCGTGAGCGGCACGTAGGGCAGGGATGCATACCTCATCGATATATACATCGTCTCGGCCTTCATATTCGGCCGGGGTTGCATGGGCACCAAGGAAGGTGGTTTTGACGCGGATAGGGCGGTTTGCCATGACTGCACGGGCAACCCGCAGCATCCGCAATTCAGTCTCTGTATCGAGGCCATAGCCGGATTTGATCTCAATCGTGGTCACGCCTTCAGCGATCAGCACATCAACACGGCGCAGGGCATCTTGAAGCAGTTGGTCTTCTGTGGCGTTGCGGGTGGCTGTCACGGTCGAAACAATGCCACCACCAGCGCGCGCAACCTCTTCGTAGCTCGCCCCATTCAGGCGCATTTCGAATTCTACCGCGCGATCACCACCATGCACGATGTGCGTGTGGCAATCGATCAAACCTGGGGTTAGGAGGCGACCACCAAGGCTGGTACGGTCCAGGGATATATACATGTCGGGCAAGGACGCAGCGGGACCGACCCATTCAATCACCCCGTCCATCACAGCAATGGCTGCGTCTTTGATCAAGCCGTAGGGCGCATCCGATTCGCCCATCGTCGCTGCGTTCAAATCAACAAAAAGGGTGTTCTTGTTAGTCATGGTAGTCCACCGATGATCAAAATTTTCGCTTTTCTAGTACGCGCTAGTGTGCTTTATGTCTATACATAAAAACGAGGATCTCCAAATGATTTTTGCAAAGCAAGCCAAACTTTCTACCGGATGGGCGTCCAATGTGCGTGTGACGCATGCGGACGGACGCATCACTGATATCGCGCCAAACCAAACGCCGGACGCGCATGACACCTGCGTTGACACCCTGTTGCCAGCCCTTGCAAACCTGCACAGCCACAGTTTTCAGCGGGCGATGGCGGGGATGACCGAATACCGGATGGCAGGCAAAGACAGCTTTTGGACGTGGCGCGATTTGATGTACCGGTTCACCGCTAACCTGACGCCCGAACATATCGAAGCGATCGCAGCTTTTGTGTTCTTGGAGATGCAAGAAGCGGGCTATGCCAGCGTCGGCGAATTCCATTATCTGCATCATCAGGCCGGTGGTGCGACCTACGATGATCTGGGAGAGCTTTCGTCACGCATCGCCACCGCAGCTGCAAAGACCGGGATCGGTCTCACACATTTGCCAGTGCTTTATACCTACGGTGGCGCGGGGCAAATGCCGCTTGAGGCAGGACAGGCGCGCTTTGGCAATTCAGTGGACCGGTTCAATGATCTTGTCGCTCGGGCGCGGGATGTCGTGGCGCACTTGCCAGCCGATTGCCAAGTCGGGATTGCGCCGCATTCGCTGCGGGCCACATCGCCCGATGATCTGAAGGCAGTGCTTGCCGCCCATACCGCAGGCCCCGTTCACATCCACATCGCAGAGCAACCCAAAGAAGTCGCCGACATCTCGGCGTGGTTGGGCGCGCGACCCGTAGAATGGTTGCTGGCTAATGCGGACGTGACAACAAACTGGTGCCTGATCCATGCCACCCACATGACAGCTGATGAAACTACAAAGATGGCAAAGTCCGGAGCAGTGGCTGGCCTTTGCCCCGTGACCGAGGCAAACTTGGGCGACGGTCCGTTCAATGGCCCCGGCTATTTGGAAGCGGGCGGCGCGTTCGGCGTTGGGTCGGATTCAAACGTTCTGGTCTCACTGACCGAAGAGTTGCGTACGTTGGAATATTCTCAACGCCTACGCGATGTGGCGCGCAACGTTATGGTTGTGGGCGAAGGATCCGTTGGGGACACGATTTACACGGGTGCTGCTAAGGGTGGCGCACAGGCGCTTGGGCGCGGCGCGGGTGAAATTGCCGTGGGCGAGCTGGCCGATGTTGTGGCGATTGACAGCGCCGCACCGTCGATGTGCGCGCTGCGTCAGGATCAGATCCTGGACGGCTTGGTGTTTGCAGCCAAAGACGATGTCGTTACCGACGTTTGGTCAGCAGGACGTCATGCCGTACAATCGGGTCGCCACGTCAAACGCGACGACATTGTCGCGGCTTACAAATTGGCGATGCAAAGCTTGATGGCATCTTTGTGATCTAGGTAGTCCAGTCGTATTTCCAAAACGGCGTCGTCCTCGTCCAGATGTAGGGCGGCGTCATTGCTGTCGATGAACATCGTGTCGCCCTCAGCCGTATGGACCGCGTTGATTTCCGGAGCGCCGGCCAGAACGTGAAAGGCCAGCAGCCCATGTTCAGGTCGGGCAACCAACCCTTTGAATGGGTCACGTCGTGTTGTGACGGAGCCGTCGCAAAGCATTGGATCAAACATCAAATTCAGATCAGTCAATGGGCCGTCGGTGAGGCTGGATTGGACTTTCAGCGCACCGTCAAAGTGTACGGGCTGCCACATACGGGCTGTTATGGTGTGGGTCGGGGCCTGCAATTCCATCGCGCCGCCAGACACCACCGTCAGAACGCGCGTCATGCCAGCAAAGTCTGAAAATGGCCCGTCCTGTGCAACGTCAGCCCGACTGATCGTCCAGGCAGCGCGATCAGCCAAAAGGCCTTTGGCAATACTGCGGGTGATTCCGCCCCCGTTTTTCCAAGGGACATCAACCAGTTCATTTCGCTTAAGGACATGCATGTTTGAATCTTTCCCAATTTTGAATCACGCGACTTGACCGACGTAATGATGGGTTTTATCTGATGTGCTAAATCATAATAAGTCTATACATAAAATCAAAGGATAACCCATGATGAGAACCCGTGCCGCCGTTGCTGTTGCTGCAGGTCAACCGCTTGAGATCATGGAGGTCAATCTTGAAGGCCCTAAAGCGGGTGAGGTTTTGGTTGAAATCAAAGCCACCGGCCTGTGCCACACGGACGAGTTCACGCGCTCCGGCGATGACCCAGAAGGCATCTTTCCTGCGATCCTCGGCCATGAGGGCGCGGGCGTTGTGATTGAAGTCGGCGAAGGCGTCACAAGCCTTGAGGTCGGGGATCACGTGATCCCGCTTTACACGCCCGAATGCCGTGAATGTGAGTATTGCCTGAACCCCAAAACCAACCTCTGTCAATCAATCCGCAGCACACAGGGCGCTGGTCTATTACCCGATGGTTCAACGCGGTTTTCAATGCTGGATGGCACGCCGATCCACCACTATATGGGTTGTTCGACCTTCGCCAACCACACTGTTGTGCCAGAAATCGCACTGGCGAAAGTTCGCAAAGACGCGCCGTTTGACAAGATTTGCTACATCGGCTGTGGCGTGACGACGGGTATCGGTGCGGTGATCAACACGGCCAAGGTTGAGATTGGGTCAACAGGCATTGTGTTCGGTCTTGGCGGCATTGGTTTGAACGTCATCCAAGGCTTGCGTTTGGCGGGGGCCGACCAGATCGTTGGCGTGGATCTAAACGACGACAAGGCCGTGATGGCCAAGCACTTTGGCATGACCGACTTTGTGAACCCGTCCAAGATTGACGGCGACATTGTCGCGCACCTGGTTGAACTGACGGGCGGCGGCGCGGACTACACGTTTGATGCCACGGGCAACGTCAACGTCATGCGCCAAGCGCTGGAATCAGCGCACAAGGGCTGGGGCGAAAGCATCATCATCGGCGTCGCGGGAGCAGGACAGGAGATTTCCACCCGTCCGTTCCAACTGGTCACTGGCCGCAGCTGGCGCGGCACGGCGTTTGGCGGTGCAAGCGGACGGACGGACGTTCCGAAGATCGTGGATTGGTACATGGACGGTAAGATCGAGATTGACCCAATGATCACCCACCTGCTGAAGCTGGAAGACATCAACCACGGGTTTGATTTGATGCACGAAGGCCAATCTATCCGCGCTGTCGTTGAGTTCTGAAGTCCAGACCCTCGGGTTAATATCTAATCATTAGTCCCCCGCGCGCCAGTAACAGCAGGCGCGCGGGGGACTAATGTTTTTCGGATACGACAGTTGTGGACTGATCGCCCAGTTTGCTCTCAATGTACTTCAGGAAATCCCAGATCGTCCGGTGCAAGCGGACCGCCAGGAAAGAGCCGTGTCATTTGCACCTGTTGCAAGGGTATTGCCAAGTTGTTGCTGGCCCATTGTGAAACATTGGCAACCGTTGGATCATGCCGCCATTTCGGCGGTGTAATCGGACCAGAGGTTGAACGCATCAGTGCGGGCGTGGCGGTATGAGGTTGCGTTCAGTTGATAGCGGCGCGGTCGGAAGATCAGGTTGATCTGGTCATGTGCTGACAGAAACCTTTGAGCCTGCCGGTGGGATTTGAATCGGCCAAATATTTTCTCTCGTTTACGCGTCGGCCTGTGCGACACTTCGATCGCATTGTTCAAACCCTTGTGGGCGCGATGATCCGCGCCCGGTGCCAGTTTACTGATGGGCTGGATGTAACTGCGCAACTTGTCGGTGATCACGACCCGTGGTTCGCCGAACAGGGTGATCAATCTTTGGAAGAACCGCTTTGCGGCCTTTGCGTTTCGGCGTGTTTGCACGAGAATATCGAGCACGTCGCCATTTGCGTCGATCGCGCGCCACAACCAATGTTTCTTGCCACGGATTGTAATAACGACTTCGTCAAGATGCCATTTGTCGTTCGGTTGCGGTCGATCCCGGCGGATGCAGTTTACGAAATGTTGCCCAAAGCGATTGACCCATAGCCGGATCGCCTCACGGCTGACAACCACGCCCCGCGCTGCCAACAGGTCCTCGACATCCGCCGTGCTCAGTGCAAAGCGATGGTACGCCCAAACCGCGTAAGCAATGATCTCGCGGGGGTAGCGGAAGCCTTTCAGGCGCAGCATATGGGTCGGAATGTTCATGGGACCGACATAGCTTGATCAAACCCGGCCAACAACTTGGCAATACCCTTTGAGGACCTCGTCACAGGGACAGCCCTCACAGGTCCCTTTGCGGGGGAGTACGGAGAACCAGACATCGCGTTGGTTCTGCAGGTCCTGACAAGACCAACCTAGTCCGAGCAGGCGTCAGGGATGGGCTTAGTCCCTGCTCTTCCTTGGCGCTGCTCACAAAATCCAACCCACAACCCACAACCAGGGCAATTGCCCCAGAAAGGAGACGTCATGTCGCCACAGATCAAATACGCCTACAAGACCCACAACACCTGGATTTACCGCAGAACCTACCCCAAGGCGCTGCAGCCTGTCCTCGGCACTGCCCTCAAGCAATCCCTCAAGACAGGGGATGCAACCCAAGCCAAGGCCCGTGTGGCTGAGCTGAACCAAACCTTTGCCAAAGTGGTGGCTGAGGCGCAGGACAGTATGCCAATGCAGGGTGATGCTCTTGGTTCCTCTCCCTCTGAGACTTCTAGCGTTCTTCTCACTGCTGCCCAAGCTCCTCGACTGGGGGTTGCTCGCCCTCGTTATCAGCGGGTGCGTCTTGTGGGGGATGGGCTGGTAGCGGAGTTGGCTCAAGCTTACCTCACAGAAGCCTCTCAGCGCCTACGTCCCGGCAGTTACAAGTCGGTGCGCTTTGCGCTGTCACTGCTGACCTCGCATCTGGGGGGTGAGCAGGTGGGAGCGCTGACCCAAGCACAGGGCAAAGAGGCACTCGGCTACATTACGCAGCTCTCTCCCAACGTGCGCAAGTACAGGGAGGGGAAGGGGGCCACCTTGGCGGAGCTTGCAACTCTCTCCCAAGAGCAAGAGACCACCACGCTGGCACCCCAGACCCAGGCGCGTATCCTCAAGCAAATGCAGCAGTTCCTTGACTGGTGCGTTGGAGAAGGGGAACTCCACTCCAACCCCTGGGAAGCCCTTAAGGTCAAAGACAGGCCAGAGGTACATCCCCACGGGATGCTGAGTGATGTGCAGGTGAGCCTCCTACTCAGTGCCAAGGACAGGGTGCTGCACAACGCGCTTCTCTTCGGCCTACTCACAGGTATGCGCTCAGGGGAGATCTGCGGGCTCATGGCTGAGGATGTTACATCCAAGAGCAACCTTGGTCGCTTCATCAGCATCAGGCCCAACCGGGTGCGGTTACTGAAGTCCAAGGCAGCAGAGCGCGAGGTGCCGCTGCATGGTATCCTTGAGAACCTGCTGGATACCACCTTGCCAATCTCAGGCAGGCTCTTCCCGCAGCTCAGTGTGGACAGGGTGGTGAAGCGCTACGCCTACCTGCGCAGACGTCATCCAGAGCTCAGAGGCACGGTGTTCCACTCCACACGCAAGTGGTTCATCACCCAGTGTGAGCGCACAGGTGTTCCCGAGCACTTCACTGCAAGTCTGGTGGGGCATCACTCCGCGAGGTCGGCGAATAAGCTCACCTATGGGCTCTACTCGGCGGGGATCAGTGATGGGCAGAAGCGGGAGATACTGGATGGGGTGAGGCTATTTGACTTTGAGAGGCATCACCCGCATTAAAATAGCCAGTGAATAAGTTTCGTCTAGGTTCTCCAAGTGAGGGGTTGGGCGCAACTATTTGAGGC
This genomic window from Lentibacter algarum contains:
- a CDS encoding formimidoylglutamate deiminase; this translates as MIFAKQAKLSTGWASNVRVTHADGRITDIAPNQTPDAHDTCVDTLLPALANLHSHSFQRAMAGMTEYRMAGKDSFWTWRDLMYRFTANLTPEHIEAIAAFVFLEMQEAGYASVGEFHYLHHQAGGATYDDLGELSSRIATAAAKTGIGLTHLPVLYTYGGAGQMPLEAGQARFGNSVDRFNDLVARARDVVAHLPADCQVGIAPHSLRATSPDDLKAVLAAHTAGPVHIHIAEQPKEVADISAWLGARPVEWLLANADVTTNWCLIHATHMTADETTKMAKSGAVAGLCPVTEANLGDGPFNGPGYLEAGGAFGVGSDSNVLVSLTEELRTLEYSQRLRDVARNVMVVGEGSVGDTIYTGAAKGGAQALGRGAGEIAVGELADVVAIDSAAPSMCALRQDQILDGLVFAAKDDVVTDVWSAGRHAVQSGRHVKRDDIVAAYKLAMQSLMASL
- a CDS encoding ABC transporter permease, whose amino-acid sequence is MNSILSIILKRLLIGLLTLWIVTIIIFAAIELLPGDIATEMLGQAATEESLAAFREKFDLNRPVHERYFSWLGGALTGDFGISLANQRPISELIGHRVANTFFLAGYAAAIAVPIAVVSGMLAALYNGSVFDRVLSSSTLAAISFPEFFIAYILILIFSVGLGWFPSLANVDVDMGLGERLYRTFLPAMTLTLIVLAYMMRMTRAAILNLLALPYIEMAHLKGIKRWRVIAVHALPNALAPIINVIALNLAYLIVGVVLVEVVFVYPGLGQILVDAVSNRDVTVVQAACLIFAATYILLNLLADILSIIANPRLLHPR
- the hutG gene encoding N-formylglutamate deformylase, which codes for MTPVDVFQGDSPIVLGLPHTGTYVPDDIMADLNPRGRRLDDTDWHIHTLYDGVLAGASTVRATFHRYVIDANRDPSGVSLYPGQNTTGLVPLTDFDGHDIWINPPDEAAVKARQAAYHTPYHAALQAELERVRDVHGVAILYDCHSIRSGIPFLFDGTLPDFNIGTNMGTTCASGIEIAAQTVCNAASGYTSITNGRFKGGWTTRHYGQPDKGMHAIQMELAQSTYLTAETSPWTFDDNKAAVLRPHLTSILTQLAVLAPSLKGTS
- the hutU gene encoding urocanate hydratase → MSDPRKNTRDIFPATGNELTAKSWLTEAPLRMLMNNLHPDVAENPHELVVYGGIGRAARTWKDFDMIVASLRNLEEDQTLLVQSGKPVGVFQTHKDAPRVLIANSNLVPHWATWDHFNELDKKGLAMYGQMTAGSWIYIGSQGIVQGTYETFVEAGRQHYDGSLKGKWILTGGLGGMGGAQPLAAVMAGACCLAVECNPESIDFRLRTKYVDEKAETLDEALEMIERWTAAGEAKSVGLLGNAADIFPELVKRGVHPDIVTDQTSAHDPINGYLPQGWTMAQWKDKRESDPKAVEKAARASMKVHVAAMVDFWNAGVPTLDYGNNIRQVALEEGLENAFAFPGFVPAYIRPLFCRGVGPFRWAALSGDPEDIYKTDAKVKEILSEDKHLHNWLDMARERIAFQGLPARICWVGLGVRHKLGLAFNEMVRTGELSAPIVIGRDHLDSGSVASPNRETEAMKDGSDAVSDWPLLNALLNTASGATWVSLHHGGGVGMGFSQHSGMVICCDGTEDADRRIARVLWNDPATGVMRHADAGYDEALDCARENGLNLPGIL
- a CDS encoding HutD family protein, with protein sequence MHVLKRNELVDVPWKNGGGITRSIAKGLLADRAAWTISRADVAQDGPFSDFAGMTRVLTVVSGGAMELQAPTHTITARMWQPVHFDGALKVQSSLTDGPLTDLNLMFDPMLCDGSVTTRRDPFKGLVARPEHGLLAFHVLAGAPEINAVHTAEGDTMFIDSNDAALHLDEDDAVLEIRLDYLDHKDAIKLCIANL
- the hutI gene encoding imidazolonepropionase, giving the protein MTNKNTLFVDLNAATMGESDAPYGLIKDAAIAVMDGVIEWVGPAASLPDMYISLDRTSLGGRLLTPGLIDCHTHIVHGGDRAVEFEMRLNGASYEEVARAGGGIVSTVTATRNATEDQLLQDALRRVDVLIAEGVTTIEIKSGYGLDTETELRMLRVARAVMANRPIRVKTTFLGAHATPAEYEGRDDVYIDEVCIPALRAAHAEGLVDVVDGFCEGIAFDTTQIARVFDVAVELGLPVKLHAEQLSNLGGAKLAASYGALSADHIEYLDEDGVKALADAGTTAVILPGAFYTIRETQAPPIALLRKHGVPMAIATDVNPGSSPLNSLLLALNMGCTLFRMTPEEVLRGATQNAARALGLKDVGIIKAGMRVELAVWDIKHPAELAYRIGFNPLHTRIFGATS
- a CDS encoding UTRA domain-containing protein; the protein is MKATYKDVKSDILSKITKGEWAPGSLVPNEVDLAATYGCARATVNRAMRELADDGLIERRRKAGTRVRMTPIRQARFDIPIVRAEIEEKGAEYRYSLVSSSIEPAPDWLRARLKLSDKSKVLRLVCMHYADGDPYQHEDRWISLTSLPQAQTVDFSDVGPNEWLVSTIPFSDVEISFSAGLADQRLTDYLTCAIGDPVFTIERSTWWEGHAVTYVRLTYRPGHRLTTRY
- the hutH gene encoding histidine ammonia-lyase, with the translated sequence MTVLTLTPGAVTLADLEKIFREEASVRLDPACRPAIELAHARIAKAVAGTDAVYGVNTGFGKLASVKIEAKDTAALQRNLILSHCCGVGPAIPRGHARLLMALKLLSLGRGASGVRLEIVDLIEAMLDKGVTPVIPAQGSVGASGDLAPLAHMAAAMMGHGEAEFGGKVMSGDKALAAAGLTPVELGPKEGLALINGTQFSTAFALAGLFGAWRGAHSALVTSALSTDAIMGSTAPLQPEIHALRGHRGQIEAGETMRALLAGSEIRDSHVVDDARVQDPYCIRCQPQVTGAAMDVLRMAARTLEVEANAATDNPLVLVGADLIVSGGNFHAEPVGFAADMIALAIAEIGAIAQRRVALIVDPVLSFNLPPFLTPNPGLNSGYMIAEVTTAALMSENKHLANPCVTDSTPTSANQEDHVSMAAHGARRLGPMIDNLNCILGVELLCGAQGIDFRAPLTTSDTLQRVVTRVRQDVATLGEDRYLAPDLERATRMIASGEIVTAAAIDMPEFDA